In Pseudomonas lutea, the genomic stretch GCTGGCGTGGAGCCTGCTGCTGTTGCTCGCCGACGCGCTGGCCTGGCACCTGCTGGCCGAGCGCAATCGGCTGGCGCGGATCGCCACGCGGCTGGCGCTGTTCCTGGCCTACAGTCTGGTGATCATCAATGCCGGCGTGAGCCCGCTGGAAGCGCCGGAATGGCCCGACGACAGTGCGCTGCAGTTTGGCGCGACGGCGCTGGCGATTATCTGGTGGATCTACGCCGCACGGACCCTGACAGTCGTGCTCGGGCTGGCACTGACCAGCCGCGTCGGGCACAGCGGCCGGCTCCTGCAAGAGGTGATTGGTGCGGTAATTTTCCTCATCGCCATCGTTGCCGCGGCCGGGTATGTGCTGCAGCTTCCGGTCAAAGGCCTGCTGGCGACGTCCGGGGCGATGGCGATCATCGTCGGTCTGGCCCTGCAGAGCACCTTGAGCGACGTGTTCTCCGGGATCATCCTCAACACCACCAAGCCGTATCAGGTTGACGATTCGATCTCCATCGACGGCATGGAAGGTAAGGTCATCGACATCGACTGGCGCGCGACGCACCTGCTGACAGGGGTCGGCACCATGGTGGTGATTCCCAACTCCGTGGCCGCGAAAGCCAAGATCGTGAATTTGAGCCGACCGGTCCATATTCACGGCGTGTCCATCAACATCATGATGTCGCCGCACATCCGCCCGCGCCGCGTGCTTGATGCGCTGGAGCGGGCGCTACAAGGTTGCAGCGCCCTGCTGCAAACCCCCAAGCCTCGCGCGGTGGTCAAGGAAACCAGCCCGACGACCATCGAATACGCCGTGACCGGGTTCATCAGCGATCTGAACAACAAAAGTGACGTACGCAATCTGCTGTTCGATTTGGCGTATCGGCACCTGGAAGCGGCGGGCATCGCCTGGCAGTCGGAAACCACGGCCGAAGCCCTTTCACGGCCACGGGCGCTGCTTGATGAGGTGAAGGTGTTCCGCACCAGCACCGCCGAGGAGAAGAATCAGCTGGCGCAGAACATGACCGCGCGTGAATACACCGCCGGGCAGACCATTGTCGAGGTGGATGAAATCACCGACGGCTTGCTGGTCATCGCCACCGGCGTGGTATCGGCGAGCATCAAGGACGGCAGCGAGATGGTAGAAGCAGGGCGCATGGGCCCGGGCGAAGTCATGGGGGAGCAAAGCATACTGGCCGACACGCCGTCGCGGGCGCGCTTCACCGCCCTCACCTCGTGCGTGATTTACCGAATCGACAAGGCGGCCACCCGCCAGGCAATGGAACAACGGGTCGAAATCACCACCGCACTCAACAAACTCCAGGCCGTGCGGCAACAAGGGACGGAGCATGTGCTCATGCGCAAGCCGGTGGTCATCAAGAAAAACAACTTTTTGGGCTGGCTGCAGAAGCGCTGAATCGTTATGGCGCTGCGGTGTTGCGGTGCTGCCGCTGACGCTTTCCCGGCTAAAGCCGGTCCCACAGGGTTGCGCGCAGCAGGTCCCGCAGGTTGCTCATAGTCAGTGGGACCGGCTTCAGCCGGAAATGGCCCGTGGGAGCGCCATCAAGCTCAGGCAACGAATCCGTCGCCTTCGAGCAGCGAGCGCAGCATCCAGGCGGCTTTTTCGTGGACTTGCATGCGCTGGGTCAGGAGGTCCGCAGTGGGCTCGTCGCTGACCTTTTCCAACAGTGGGAACAGCTCGCGAGCGGTACGGACCACTGCTTCCTGGCCCTCGACCAGTTGCTGGATCATGTCGGAAGCCGCAGGCACGCCCGGCTCCTCCTTGATCGACGACAGCCGCGCGTAGGTGGCGTATGTTCCTGGCGCCGGGAAACCCAGGGCGCGAATGCGTTCGGCAACGGAATCCACTGCAGTCGCCAGTTCGGTGTACTGCTCTTCAAACAGCAGATGCAAGGTACGGAACATCGGGCCGGTGACGTTCCAGTGGAAGTTGTGGGTTTTCAGATACAGCACGTAGGTGTCCGACAGCAGCCGGGACAGCCCTTCAACGATCTCTGCACGGTCCTGCTCGCTGATACCGATTTCAATAGCCATGAATAGCTCCCTGAATTGCGTTGATTGCTGAGGCCTCAAATTCTAGGGACCACCTCCGGTTGATGGAAATCAGCCATGGCAATCGTTTCGATCAAGGCTGGCTATAGAACTTGCCCCCGGCTGCGTTGCCGCGCAAACAACTGACAGCCCCATCCCGCCACATCCGGCGTTGACACAAAAGGGTTGTTCAGGCGACGTTACCGGCACTCTTCTGCTTGCCAACATTCCGAACAGGCCTCGCCATGAACGAACTGCAACAGCTGAATGAAAGCCACGGGCTGTTGCTGGTGTTCGTCAACGTGCTGCTGGAACAGATTGGCTTGCCGGTGCCGGCCTATCCGACACTGATCGTCACCGGTGCGCTGGCCATGCAGAGCAAGCCGCTGCTGGGCGCCGGTGTACTGGTGGCTATGGTCGCCTGCCTGATTGCCGATGGCTTGTGGTACTGGGCGGGCAAGCGCTATGGCGGGGTTCTGCTGAAAACAATCTGCAGGATTTCCCTCTCCCAGGACACTTGCATTCGTCAGGGTCTGACCGTGTATGAGCGCGTCGGGCCTCGGGCCATGCTGCTGTCCAAATTTCTGCCCGGCGCGGGCGCGCTGGTGACGACAGTGGCCGGAATGAACGCCACACCAATCTGGGTGTTCGTGCGCTATTCCCTTGCTGGCTCGTTTATCTGGGCGGGTTCAGCGCTGCTATTGGGGATGCTGTTCAGCGACGCCTTGATTCCAATGCTTGACTGGCTGAGCGGCTACATTCCAGTCGCCATTGTCAGCGTGCTGGGGGTGTTGGGTCTGTTCATCGCCTGGAAGTATGCCAAGCGCCGTCGGCTCAGGGCCCGCACGGCGCGGATTCCTCGCATTACGGTGCCGGAACTGCTGGCGTTGCGAGACAGCGACGATGCCCCGGTGATCATTGACGTGCGACCGAGTTTTCATGCAGCGGTTATCGAAGGGATTCCGGGTGCGGTGTCGATCAGCCTTGAAGAGCCAATTGCGCCGTGGGTGGAGCGGCTGGGTGATGTAGAGATGGTTTTTTATTGCGCCTGCCCTAACGAGTTGTCGGCAGCATTGCTGGCAGAAAAACTCCACGCCCATGGGCTTACCCGGGGCAAAGCGCTGATCGGCGGATTGGATGCGTGGCAGGCCGCGCATGTGCAGGCGGACGTGGGGAATAGAAGCGCGGCGTGACCACGACGTCGGGGATGCCTGAGGCCTTGACCGAAA encodes the following:
- a CDS encoding mechanosensitive ion channel family protein; amino-acid sequence: MSTLVPHYSLAWSLLLLLADALAWHLLAERNRLARIATRLALFLAYSLVIINAGVSPLEAPEWPDDSALQFGATALAIIWWIYAARTLTVVLGLALTSRVGHSGRLLQEVIGAVIFLIAIVAAAGYVLQLPVKGLLATSGAMAIIVGLALQSTLSDVFSGIILNTTKPYQVDDSISIDGMEGKVIDIDWRATHLLTGVGTMVVIPNSVAAKAKIVNLSRPVHIHGVSINIMMSPHIRPRRVLDALERALQGCSALLQTPKPRAVVKETSPTTIEYAVTGFISDLNNKSDVRNLLFDLAYRHLEAAGIAWQSETTAEALSRPRALLDEVKVFRTSTAEEKNQLAQNMTAREYTAGQTIVEVDEITDGLLVIATGVVSASIKDGSEMVEAGRMGPGEVMGEQSILADTPSRARFTALTSCVIYRIDKAATRQAMEQRVEITTALNKLQAVRQQGTEHVLMRKPVVIKKNNFLGWLQKR
- a CDS encoding Dps family protein, producing MAIEIGISEQDRAEIVEGLSRLLSDTYVLYLKTHNFHWNVTGPMFRTLHLLFEEQYTELATAVDSVAERIRALGFPAPGTYATYARLSSIKEEPGVPAASDMIQQLVEGQEAVVRTARELFPLLEKVSDEPTADLLTQRMQVHEKAAWMLRSLLEGDGFVA
- a CDS encoding VTT domain-containing protein, yielding MNELQQLNESHGLLLVFVNVLLEQIGLPVPAYPTLIVTGALAMQSKPLLGAGVLVAMVACLIADGLWYWAGKRYGGVLLKTICRISLSQDTCIRQGLTVYERVGPRAMLLSKFLPGAGALVTTVAGMNATPIWVFVRYSLAGSFIWAGSALLLGMLFSDALIPMLDWLSGYIPVAIVSVLGVLGLFIAWKYAKRRRLRARTARIPRITVPELLALRDSDDAPVIIDVRPSFHAAVIEGIPGAVSISLEEPIAPWVERLGDVEMVFYCACPNELSAALLAEKLHAHGLTRGKALIGGLDAWQAAHVQADVGNRSAA